In Lysinibacillus sp. 2017, the DNA window GTTGCAAAAATCAGTTAGGGGCAGTGATACGAATGCCGCACTGTTTTACTTAGCAAACTTACTCGAAAATGGAGATTTAGTAGCCGTTTGTAGAAGATTACTTGTGATGGCTTATGAGGATGTTGGATTAGCCAATCCAGCTGTCGGTGCACATGTACAAGCCGCCACAGAAGCAGCGATAAAACTTGGATTGCCTGAAGCACGTATACCACTCGCAACGGCGGTTGTAGAAATGTGCCTATCAGATAAATCAAATTCAGCCTATCAAGCACTAGATGCTGCAATAGCGGCGATTCATGAAGGAAAAACTGGGGCGATTCCAAACCATTTAAAAGACGCCCATTATGCAGGAGCAATAGAGCTCGGACATGTTGGTTATCAGTATCCACATAACACACCCATTGGGACATTCGGTGGCTGGGTCAATCAGCAATATTTACCCGATGAACTGGTTGGCACTGAATTTTATAAACCAATTATTGCAGGAGAAGAAAAACGCATGGCCGCGATTTATGAGAAGTTGAAATCGTTTCAAAAATAGAAAAAAGGATTGCTCAACAAAACGGGCAATCCTCCTTTTTCTAGCTATATTCGAAAAATCAAACTAAATAATAGCTTTACATTCAACAAAAAATGCCTAATAAGATTGAACTTATTAAGCACATGTATTACATCATTTATATGTTTTTGAAAATGTTTCGAATTTAGCAATGCATTCATCCACTGTACTTGATGTTGAAATTTCAACAGGTTGCTTTGTTTGAGGTGCAATTGCAATAATACTCTTCTTCACTTCAGTTAAAAATTCTTCATTTTCTTCAACTTGAGCATTTGGTAAACACGCAACACTCATTTGGTATAATTTTACGATGTGAGTTTTAGCATCCTCGTCCTCTGCATTGATTAAATTCGAATGCGCTAAGCCTGTGAAATACAAAAGCTTAGAAGCGATATTCATAAATGGTACCCAATACGTTGAGGCTTTCGGTAACGCCCCCTCTTTTCGCTCAATTGAAGCATTGAAACCTACTGCCATCTTTTGTAAAAGCTCATCTAACATTTCATAAGCCTTTGACCAATTTGGCTTTGTATCAATATGATCAAATACGATATGATCCATTTTTAATTCTATATTTGGTAAATTTAATAAATCATTTTTTAGTTCAAAATTCATAAACCGTCTCCTCCCTACCATCCCATATACTTATAATATTACTACCCTAACTATAGCAAAAAAAAAACGTCAAACTTTGAAAATGGAAAAATCATTAAAAACCCGACTTAATTTTGCCATATTCCACCTTTTAATAGAATATTATG includes these proteins:
- a CDS encoding GTPase is translated as MNFELKNDLLNLPNIELKMDHIVFDHIDTKPNWSKAYEMLDELLQKMAVGFNASIERKEGALPKASTYWVPFMNIASKLLYFTGLAHSNLINAEDEDAKTHIVKLYQMSVACLPNAQVEENEEFLTEVKKSIIAIAPQTKQPVEISTSSTVDECIAKFETFSKTYK